The following are from one region of the Chanos chanos chromosome 10, fChaCha1.1, whole genome shotgun sequence genome:
- the tcf21 gene encoding transcription factor 21, translating into MSTGSISDVDEFHEAELLDGLLKFGSGKDPGTSNESTEDSSNCEGSSAPELTGSAGKRRKTVTSRKAVPNGLAHEGKQVQRNAANARERARMRVLSKAFSRLKTTLPWVPPDTKLSKLDTLRLASSYIAHLRQILANDKYENGYIHPVNLTWPFMVAGKPENDLKEMLNSTRLCGTTAS; encoded by the exons ATGTCTACAGGGTCCATCAGCGACGTTGATGAATTCCACGAAGCGGAACTGTTAGATGGACTCTTGAAGTTCGGCTCCGGCAAAGACCCTGGGACTTCAAATGAGAGCACAGAGGACAGCTCCAACTGTGAGGGTTCCTCTGCCCCGGAGCTTACCGGCAGCGCGGGTAAAAGGCGTAAAACAGTGACCTCGCGGAAAGCGGTGCCTAATGGTTTGGCTCATGAGGGCAAGCAGGTCCAGAGGAATGCCGCGAACGCGCGGGAGAGGGCAAGGATGCGCGTGCTGAGCAAGGCTTTTTCCCGACTGAAGACCACATTGCCTTGGGTCCCACCAGATACTAAACTCTCCAAACTGGACACACTGCGTCTTGCCTCGAGCTACATCGCGCACCTGCGGCAGATTCTAGCCAACGACAAATATGAGAACGGATACATCCATCCAGTTAACCTG acCTGGCCGTTCATGGTGGCGGGGAAGCCGGAGAACGATCTAAAAGAGATGCTGAACTCTACACGGTTATGTGGGACTACGGCCTCCTGA